From the Leptolyngbya sp. O-77 genome, one window contains:
- a CDS encoding sugar transferase, with protein sequence MVSIKSLSLGSASRTLSDLRSPAFTQLRRGVAIGWVRMLSLLVSDAAAILLAWGLAVSLGTELDSPWSSLGRYSFLPLILAVKLGVMISRGLYGSGLTRRDYLGVVKALSLAEGLLLLIAFLYEPDRYVSRSTFLISWFLSVAFVCGGRFLIDRGTEIVRKRGAACYPVFLICDDDEQQRNIQLIEKENRYRLMGVASARALDRRNRDETIRRVRELGIAELFVSWTAIQNRLHLCWHFQTAGITLRILPGEIASSFPKSQFRMMGELPTLTLEAPVLVGSDFWVKRFFDFWGAVIAILVFSPLYIAIALLIRMDSPGPIFFRQTRIGLHGNKFKVWKFRTMVQNAAQLQAVLEAQNEMKDGVLFKMKDDPRITRVGKFLRRYSLDELPQLFNVLVGEMSFVGPRPLPVRDVERFQERHFIRQEVLPGITGLWQVSGRSDITDFEKAVQLDLIYIANWSLWLDLKILLKTVQVVIGKSGAY encoded by the coding sequence ATGGTTTCCATAAAATCCCTCTCGCTTGGTTCGGCATCTAGAACCCTATCCGACTTGCGATCGCCCGCCTTTACTCAACTTCGTCGAGGTGTGGCAATTGGCTGGGTGCGGATGCTCAGTCTGCTCGTGTCGGATGCTGCTGCGATTTTACTGGCTTGGGGGCTGGCGGTTTCTCTGGGAACCGAGTTGGACTCACCCTGGAGTAGTTTGGGCCGCTACTCCTTCTTGCCGCTCATTCTGGCGGTCAAGCTGGGAGTCATGATTTCGCGAGGGCTATACGGTTCGGGGCTGACCCGTCGAGACTATCTGGGAGTTGTCAAAGCGCTTTCGCTGGCGGAAGGGCTGCTGCTGCTGATTGCCTTCCTTTATGAACCAGATCGATACGTCTCACGCTCGACGTTTCTGATTTCCTGGTTCCTGAGTGTGGCATTTGTATGCGGTGGTCGGTTCTTGATTGACCGAGGCACTGAGATCGTTCGCAAGCGCGGTGCAGCCTGCTATCCAGTGTTTCTAATCTGTGATGATGATGAGCAGCAGCGAAATATTCAATTGATTGAAAAAGAAAATCGTTATCGCCTGATGGGGGTGGCGAGTGCCCGCGCCCTCGACCGACGCAATCGAGATGAAACGATTCGACGAGTCCGAGAGCTTGGCATCGCAGAGCTGTTTGTTTCTTGGACTGCGATTCAAAATCGACTCCATCTCTGCTGGCATTTCCAAACGGCGGGTATCACACTTCGTATCTTGCCGGGTGAGATTGCCTCCTCGTTTCCCAAGTCGCAGTTTCGGATGATGGGTGAGTTGCCGACGCTGACGCTGGAAGCGCCAGTTCTGGTCGGCAGTGATTTTTGGGTCAAGCGGTTTTTTGATTTCTGGGGCGCGGTAATCGCCATTCTGGTGTTCTCCCCGCTCTATATTGCGATCGCCCTGCTGATTCGGATGGATTCTCCGGGGCCCATCTTCTTCCGGCAAACCCGCATTGGGCTGCATGGCAACAAGTTCAAGGTTTGGAAGTTCCGCACAATGGTGCAAAATGCGGCGCAGCTTCAGGCAGTGCTAGAGGCGCAGAACGAAATGAAAGACGGCGTGCTGTTCAAAATGAAGGACGACCCGCGAATCACGCGAGTCGGCAAGTTCTTGCGTCGCTATAGCCTGGATGAGCTACCGCAGTTGTTTAATGTGCTGGTAGGTGAGATGAGCTTTGTCGGCCCGCGCCCCCTGCCCGTGCGAGATGTTGAGCGCTTTCAAGAGCGCCACTTCATTCGGCAGGAAGTGCTGCCTGGGATTACGGGGCTGTGGCAGGTTTCAGGGCGTTCGGATATCACCGATTTTGAGAAGGCCGTGCAGCTTGACTTGATCTACATCGCCAACTGGTCGCTCTGGCTTGACTTAAAGATTCTGCTGAAGACCGTTCAGGTGGTTATTGGCAAGAGCGGCGCTTACTAA
- the hpf gene encoding ribosome hibernation-promoting factor, HPF/YfiA family, giving the protein MKLVIQGKNIEITDALHEYVRQKVEKAVSHFQNLTTEVDVCLSVARNPRINPRQTAEVTIYANGAVVRAEESSENLYASIDLVADKISRQLRKFKEKRNTHTPIRTAEVLPYQPVDADLLANREPELPSEVVRSKYFAMPPMTIEQALEQLELVDHDFYMFLNAETGEINVIYERNHGGYGVIQPRRTNGHHPAENGNGKAAQNGTKAYTPSTSASVHKGN; this is encoded by the coding sequence ATGAAGCTTGTCATCCAGGGCAAAAACATTGAGATCACCGATGCACTCCATGAATACGTTCGTCAGAAAGTTGAGAAAGCAGTCAGTCATTTCCAAAACCTGACGACCGAAGTGGATGTGTGTTTGTCGGTAGCTCGTAACCCCCGGATTAACCCTCGACAAACGGCTGAGGTGACAATCTACGCAAACGGCGCGGTGGTTCGTGCCGAAGAAAGCAGCGAAAACCTCTACGCCAGCATCGACCTCGTGGCAGACAAGATTAGCCGCCAGCTCCGCAAGTTCAAAGAAAAGCGGAACACACACACACCCATCCGCACGGCTGAGGTGTTGCCCTATCAACCCGTTGATGCCGACTTGCTCGCCAACCGCGAACCCGAACTGCCCTCGGAGGTGGTGCGAAGCAAGTATTTTGCCATGCCGCCAATGACCATCGAGCAGGCGCTAGAACAGCTCGAACTGGTAGATCACGATTTTTATATGTTTCTTAACGCCGAGACGGGCGAAATCAACGTGATTTACGAACGCAATCACGGCGGCTATGGCGTGATTCAGCCGCGCCGCACCAATGGCCACCACCCTGCCGAAAATGGCAACGGCAAAGCGGCTCAAAATGGCACCAAAGCCTATACGCCTTCGACTTCTGCTTCGGTTCATAAAGGAAACTAG
- the lipB gene encoding lipoyl(octanoyl) transferase LipB: protein MVEQRVNQSSSRICWLWEAGLVPYKTAWEWQRSHVNRLIQRPNSPDLLLLLEHPPVYTLGQGATLDFVKFDLERTDAEIHRVERGGEVTYHGPGQLVGYPILNLRHYRQDLHWYLRQLEEVLIRAIAPFGLAGGRIDGLTGVWVDGRKVGAIGIKVSRWVTMHGFSLNVCPEMRGFGVIVPCGIGDRPVGCLADWIPEITVAEVQGAIAQSFAEVFEVTIQPYDITVNEL, encoded by the coding sequence TTGGTAGAGCAACGGGTAAATCAATCATCCAGCCGTATTTGCTGGCTTTGGGAAGCGGGACTTGTGCCTTACAAAACGGCCTGGGAATGGCAGCGATCGCACGTCAATCGCCTGATCCAGCGGCCCAATTCCCCAGACCTGCTGCTTTTACTGGAGCATCCACCCGTCTACACGCTGGGGCAGGGGGCAACGCTGGATTTTGTGAAGTTTGATCTTGAGCGGACGGATGCAGAGATTCACCGGGTCGAGCGCGGCGGCGAAGTGACGTATCACGGGCCGGGGCAACTGGTGGGCTATCCAATTTTGAACCTGCGGCACTATCGGCAGGATTTGCACTGGTATTTGCGGCAGTTGGAGGAGGTGCTGATCCGGGCGATCGCCCCGTTTGGGCTGGCAGGCGGTCGGATCGACGGGCTGACGGGCGTGTGGGTGGATGGGCGCAAGGTCGGCGCAATCGGCATCAAGGTGAGCCGCTGGGTGACGATGCATGGCTTTTCACTAAACGTGTGCCCGGAGATGCGTGGCTTTGGGGTGATTGTGCCCTGCGGCATTGGCGATCGCCCGGTGGGTTGCCTGGCCGACTGGATTCCAGAGATTACCGTGGCGGAGGTGCAAGGGGCGATCGCCCAGTCTTTTGCCGAGGTCTTTGAAGTGACGATCCAGCCCTATGACATAACCGTGAACGAGCTGTAA
- a CDS encoding ISKra4 family transposase (programmed frameshift): MDAEKKAQIQAHARALAALLYEETDPEQVKTLAGIEAAVRGHLLEHVSPEIGGFFIATSSGTTSGRKRRIESILGQLQVSEKQAQILEVKAYTRWSPYLERCCLLVSANESYERAAEDIEVLTGIKVSHSTQQRLVHRQIFELPQVEETVEEMSIDGGKVRLRTPEGEPSEWRDYKAVNLHESCVAAFFQDNEQLVNWVNVQSLSDPLTCIGDGHDGIWNVYTQIGNQTQRREILDWYHLVENLGKVGGSVQRLDAVETCLWQGDVEGAIAQFEDWQHERVTNFVSYLNKHRQRIVNYGYYQAEGVSIGSGAIESTVKQLGRRIKISGAQWDKDNVPQVLKQRCAYLNGQFST, from the exons ATGGACGCTGAGAAAAAAGCCCAAATCCAAGCCCATGCTCGTGCCCTTGCCGCTCTGCTATACGAGGAAACTGACCCAGAGCAAGTGAAAACGTTGGCAGGGATTGAGGCGGCAGTGCGAGGACATCTGCTCGAACATGTCAGCCCAGAGATCGGGG GATTTTTTATTGCAACAAGTAGCGGCACGACAAGTGGACGAAAGCGTCGCATCGAGAGCATCCTTGGACAACTGCAAGTGAGTGAGAAACAAGCTCAAATTCTGGAGGTGAAAGCGTACACACGATGGAGTCCTTACCTGGAGCGGTGTTGTTTGTTGGTGAGTGCCAATGAATCGTATGAGCGGGCGGCAGAAGACATTGAAGTGTTGACTGGGATAAAGGTTTCTCACAGTACTCAACAGCGATTAGTGCATCGTCAAATCTTTGAGTTACCGCAAGTGGAAGAAACGGTTGAGGAGATGAGTATCGATGGAGGTAAAGTGCGATTGCGAACACCCGAAGGAGAACCGAGTGAATGGCGAGATTACAAGGCAGTGAATCTGCACGAGTCCTGTGTTGCTGCCTTCTTTCAAGACAATGAGCAGTTGGTCAACTGGGTCAATGTTCAGTCTTTATCTGACCCATTGACTTGTATTGGAGATGGGCATGATGGGATCTGGAATGTCTACACCCAGATTGGCAACCAGACCCAAAGACGGGAGATTTTGGACTGGTATCACTTGGTTGAGAATTTGGGCAAAGTGGGTGGTTCTGTGCAACGTTTAGATGCCGTGGAAACCTGTTTGTGGCAAGGCGATGTCGAGGGCGCAATTGCACAGTTTGAGGATTGGCAACACGAGCGGGTTACGAATTTCGTTAGCTACCTTAACAAGCATCGACAGCGGATTGTCAATTATGGCTACTATCAAGCTGAAGGAGTCTCCATTGGTTCCGGGGCAATTGAATCGACCGTTAAACAACTTGGGCGGCGAATCAAGATATCGGGGGCGCAGTGGGACAAAGATAACGTTCCGCAGGTGCTGAAGCAACGTTGTGCCTACCTCAATGGGCAATTCTCAACATGA
- a CDS encoding DNA cytosine methyltransferase encodes MNRPDIALIGDIRDYSASEIREKAGLSSTDEIDVIVGGPPCQAFSSAGKRQGFNDERGNVFLTFIDLIIELKPRFAVIENVRGLLSAPLKHRPHEMRGKNFPPLSQDEQRGGALLFIAQRLREAGYSISFNLYNAANFGAPQQRERVVIACSRDGEKLPYLTPTHSEKGLYGLPTWKSLREALQGLPEDGHHFVKFPEKRLKYYKLLKPGQYWRDLPEELHQEALGASYHAGGGKTGFYRRLAWDKPAPTLVTHPAMPATDLAHPEEDRPLSIEEYKRIQEFPDDWIIAGTLLDQYRQVGNAVPCSLGRAIARMLLSHLKGEQPLNYPDFPYSRYHKTDDVNWMKEMGCFEESSVKQLSLNLV; translated from the coding sequence ATCAATCGACCCGATATAGCGTTGATCGGGGATATTCGAGATTACTCAGCTTCAGAAATTCGAGAAAAGGCAGGGCTGAGTTCGACCGACGAAATTGATGTTATCGTTGGCGGGCCTCCATGCCAAGCCTTTAGCAGTGCAGGCAAACGTCAAGGATTCAATGACGAGCGAGGTAATGTCTTTTTGACGTTTATCGATTTAATCATTGAGTTGAAGCCGAGATTTGCAGTTATTGAAAATGTTCGAGGATTACTGTCTGCTCCGTTGAAGCACAGACCTCATGAAATGCGAGGAAAAAATTTTCCGCCATTGTCTCAAGATGAGCAGAGAGGCGGTGCCCTGCTCTTTATTGCTCAACGGCTCAGGGAGGCTGGGTACAGTATCTCTTTTAATTTGTATAATGCTGCTAATTTTGGAGCGCCGCAGCAACGGGAAAGGGTCGTCATTGCTTGTAGCCGGGATGGCGAGAAACTTCCTTACCTCACCCCCACTCATTCAGAAAAAGGTCTGTACGGATTGCCAACCTGGAAAAGCTTACGAGAAGCCTTACAAGGACTACCTGAAGATGGACATCATTTTGTCAAGTTTCCTGAAAAACGGCTCAAGTATTACAAGTTGCTAAAGCCAGGACAATACTGGCGAGACTTGCCAGAAGAACTACATCAAGAAGCGCTAGGAGCTTCTTATCATGCGGGAGGGGGAAAGACGGGTTTTTACCGCAGGCTAGCGTGGGATAAGCCCGCCCCAACCTTGGTTACCCATCCAGCTATGCCTGCGACTGATCTAGCGCATCCAGAGGAAGATAGACCCCTTAGCATTGAAGAATATAAGCGTATTCAAGAGTTCCCAGACGATTGGATTATTGCAGGCACCTTACTCGATCAATATCGACAAGTAGGCAATGCTGTACCTTGCTCTCTAGGAAGGGCGATCGCCAGGATGTTGCTATCTCATTTAAAGGGTGAGCAGCCTCTAAATTACCCAGATTTCCCGTATTCTCGCTACCACAAAACGGATGATGTCAATTGGATGAAGGAGATGGGTTGTTTTGAAGAATCCTCAGTAAAGCAGCTATCTCTCAACTTAGTTTGA
- a CDS encoding SinI family restriction endonuclease, producing the protein MHSIINARLPGLTTEQLEQIKYAHRLSMSAENIQGLLLEEFLAEQLADYGWYCCWGESVRHVDFCNVDGSLLQVKNRSNSENSSSSRVRINRPIEKWYRVDARTGSYRWSYFNDKYSTDRFSEENFVTFVQRILSANPNALAIELNNPWQDLSGLSN; encoded by the coding sequence ATGCACTCCATCATCAATGCTCGATTGCCAGGATTAACAACAGAACAGCTCGAGCAAATCAAATATGCTCATAGGCTATCGATGTCTGCCGAAAACATCCAGGGACTACTGTTAGAAGAATTTTTAGCTGAGCAGCTTGCTGATTACGGTTGGTACTGTTGTTGGGGAGAATCGGTTCGGCACGTAGATTTTTGCAATGTCGATGGCTCTCTTTTGCAGGTCAAGAACCGAAGCAACTCAGAAAACAGTTCATCCTCTAGAGTAAGGATTAATCGACCCATTGAAAAATGGTATCGGGTTGATGCTAGAACGGGTTCCTACCGATGGTCTTATTTCAATGACAAGTACAGTACGGATCGATTTTCAGAAGAAAATTTTGTTACTTTTGTTCAACGCATTTTGTCAGCTAACCCAAATGCCCTCGCTATTGAATTAAATAATCCTTGGCAGGATCTATCAGGGTTATCAAACTAA